The following are encoded in a window of Castanea sativa cultivar Marrone di Chiusa Pesio chromosome 5, ASM4071231v1 genomic DNA:
- the LOC142636693 gene encoding AP2-like ethylene-responsive transcription factor At1g16060 isoform X2: MVAVMVFNLNAVYLGAYDDEEAAAHAYDLAALKYWGHDTILNFQLSTYEEELKEMDSQSKEEYIGSLRRKSSGFSRGVSKYRGVARHHHNGRWEARIGRVFGNKYLYLGTYATQEEAATAYDMAAIEYRGLNAVTNFDLSRYIKWLRPDNNHNNPNNHEPNSNDDLNPIITPNTNNELGQSFISQQASSSASNTPQAPPPIRPGGALASSALGLLLQSSKFKEMMERTSVIDNPSTPQESDPPRRTFPDDIQTYFDCQDSGSYAEGDDIMFGDINSFATPIFHCELEP; the protein is encoded by the exons ATGGTGGCTGTGATGGTTTTCAACTTAAATGCAGTATATCTAG GGGCATATGATGATGAAGAAGCTGCAGCACATGCATATGACTTAGCAGCACTGAAGTACTGGGGACATGACACCATCCTCAATTTTCAG CTATCAACTTATGAAGAAGAACTCAAAGAAATGGATAGTCAGTCGAAAGAAGAATATATTGGGTCTTTGAGGAG AAAAAGTAGTGGATTTTCCCGTGGCGTTTCAAAGTATAGAGGCGTAGCAAG ACACCATCATAATGGAAGATGGGAAGCTCGTATTGGCAGAGTCTTCGGCAACAAATATCTCTACCTCGGAACTTACG CTACTCAAGAAGAAGCAGCCACAGCATATGACATGGCAGCCATAGAGTACCGCGGACTTAACGCCGTTACAAACTTTGACCTTAGCCGTTACATCAAGTGGCTACGTCCTGATAATAACCACAATAACCCTAACAATCATGAACCGAATTCGAATGATGACCTTAATCCAATCATAACACCAAATACAAATAATGAGCTTGGACAAAGCTTTATATCCCAGCAGGCCAGCTCAAGTGCAAGTAACACACCCCAAGCTCCACCACCAATAAGGCCCGGCGGCGCCTTGGCTTCATCCGCGTTAGGGCTCCTGTTGCAATCCTCCAAGTTCAAGGAAATGATGGAGAGGACATCAGTGATTGATAATCCGTCAACCCCTCAAGAGTCAGACCCACCACGTCGAACCTTTCCGGACGATATTCAAACCTACTTTGATTGCCAGGACTCCGGTAGTTATGCTGAGGGTGATGACATTATGTTTGGGGACATAAACTCATTTGCTACACCAATTTTTCATTGTGAACTTGAACCTTAA
- the LOC142635124 gene encoding uncharacterized protein LOC142635124, with protein sequence MGICTIWSRVLVQRKLKLEKRDRDGEKAGSSSGQYSNYTPLNTSFDQVLMQIKDDPSLKWPERMKEDPSKRNKSKYCRFHCDHGHDTNECYDLKQQIEVLIRQGKLKNFLGQDHKKERQPMKGKAEEPVRPPFGEIKMIVGGMSTGSSSKAKKTYLRVVQNFQLSRQPLRMIREEDARRLHHPHDDVIVITLVIANYMTKRVLVDNGSLTNILYYPAFQQMRINKELLHPMNVSLIGFRGMKVLPLGTIFLPVMVGSYPRQINKKVNFLVVDCSSSYNAIIGRPTLYSWRVATSTYHFSVKFPTEYGIGEVQGDQLAARECYLAMLAMDNQMQMMNIEERRVLAEPIEALKDVLLDESNLEKFTRIGTSMEEKMKQDLVKFLR encoded by the coding sequence ATGGGTATATGCACCATTTGGAGCAgggtcctcgtccaaagaaagctaAAGTTAGAGAAAAGAGATCGCGATGGCGAGAAGGCAGGGTCGTCTTCAGGACAATACTCTAACTACACTCCTTTGAACACTTCATTTGATCAGGTGTTGATGCAAATAAAAGATGATCCATCTTTGAAGTGGCCAGAAAGAATGAAGGAAGATCCCAGCAAGCGGAATAAAAGCAAGTATTGTCGCTTTCATTGtgaccatgggcatgatacaaACGAgtgttatgacttgaagcaacaaattGAAGTTCTCATCAGacaaggaaaattgaaaaatttccTTGGACAAGACCATAAGAAAGAGAGACAGCCAATGAAAGGTAAGGCAGAGGAACCAGTACGTCCACCGTTTGGAGAAATAaagatgattgtagggggcatgTCTACAGGAAGCTCATCCAAAGCCAAGAAGACCTACTTGCGTGTCgtccaaaattttcaactatcTAGACAACCACTGAGGATGATTAGAGAAGAAGACGCCAGACGATTGCACCATCCTCATGACGATGTGATTGTCATCACTTTGGTGATTGCAAATTATATGACCAAAAGGGTATTAGTAGACAATGGGAGTTTAACAAACATCCTTTATTATCCAGCCTTTCAACAAATGAGGATTAACAAGGAGTTACTTCATCCAATGAATGTGTCATTGATTGGGTTCAGAGGAATGAAGGTTCTACCATTAGGTACAATCTTCCTACCAGTCATGGTTGGCTCTTACCCAcgacaaattaataaaaaagtaaatttccttgttgtggATTGTTCATCTTCATACAATGCCATCATTGGACGACCAACTCTTTATAGTTGGAGAGTTGCAACGTCCACTTACCACTTCTCTGTCAAGTTCCCAACAGAGTATGGCATCGGagaagtacaaggagatcagttagcTGCAAGGGAGTGTTACTTAGCAATGCTTGCCATGGACAATCAAATGCAGATGATGAACATTGAAGAAAGGAGAGTGCTGGCTGAACCGATTGAAGCGTTAAAAGATGTACTGCTAGACGAGTCCAACCTGGAGAAGTTTACTAGGATTGGGACAAGTATGGAGGAAAAGATGAAGCAGGATCTTGTCAAATTCCTTAGATGA
- the LOC142636693 gene encoding AP2-like ethylene-responsive transcription factor At1g16060 isoform X1 produces MAKRSVKNTANANNNSNNNTNTNNPATTKAKRTRKSIPRDSPPQRSSIFRGVTRHRWTGRYEAHLWDKNCWNESQNKKGRQGAYDDEEAAAHAYDLAALKYWGHDTILNFQLSTYEEELKEMDSQSKEEYIGSLRRKSSGFSRGVSKYRGVARHHHNGRWEARIGRVFGNKYLYLGTYATQEEAATAYDMAAIEYRGLNAVTNFDLSRYIKWLRPDNNHNNPNNHEPNSNDDLNPIITPNTNNELGQSFISQQASSSASNTPQAPPPIRPGGALASSALGLLLQSSKFKEMMERTSVIDNPSTPQESDPPRRTFPDDIQTYFDCQDSGSYAEGDDIMFGDINSFATPIFHCELEP; encoded by the exons ATGGCTAAAAGGTCTGTGAAGAACACTGCAAATGCCAATAACAATAGCAATAACAATACCAATACCAATAACCCCGCCACGACTAAGGCAAAGCGGACGCGCAAAAGCATCCCTCGTGACTCTCCTCCACAGCGTAGCTCCATTTTCCGGGGTGTCACAAG GCATCGGTGGACGGGTCGTTACGAGGCTCATTTGTGGGATAAGAATTGCTGGAATGAGTCACAGAACAAGAAAGGAAGACAAG GGGCATATGATGATGAAGAAGCTGCAGCACATGCATATGACTTAGCAGCACTGAAGTACTGGGGACATGACACCATCCTCAATTTTCAG CTATCAACTTATGAAGAAGAACTCAAAGAAATGGATAGTCAGTCGAAAGAAGAATATATTGGGTCTTTGAGGAG AAAAAGTAGTGGATTTTCCCGTGGCGTTTCAAAGTATAGAGGCGTAGCAAG ACACCATCATAATGGAAGATGGGAAGCTCGTATTGGCAGAGTCTTCGGCAACAAATATCTCTACCTCGGAACTTACG CTACTCAAGAAGAAGCAGCCACAGCATATGACATGGCAGCCATAGAGTACCGCGGACTTAACGCCGTTACAAACTTTGACCTTAGCCGTTACATCAAGTGGCTACGTCCTGATAATAACCACAATAACCCTAACAATCATGAACCGAATTCGAATGATGACCTTAATCCAATCATAACACCAAATACAAATAATGAGCTTGGACAAAGCTTTATATCCCAGCAGGCCAGCTCAAGTGCAAGTAACACACCCCAAGCTCCACCACCAATAAGGCCCGGCGGCGCCTTGGCTTCATCCGCGTTAGGGCTCCTGTTGCAATCCTCCAAGTTCAAGGAAATGATGGAGAGGACATCAGTGATTGATAATCCGTCAACCCCTCAAGAGTCAGACCCACCACGTCGAACCTTTCCGGACGATATTCAAACCTACTTTGATTGCCAGGACTCCGGTAGTTATGCTGAGGGTGATGACATTATGTTTGGGGACATAAACTCATTTGCTACACCAATTTTTCATTGTGAACTTGAACCTTAA